In Sphingomonas sp. PAMC26645, one DNA window encodes the following:
- a CDS encoding glycosyltransferase family 4 protein, which yields MLLGPAWTRLPGVATRRRRRGADHLVTGTNDEPSQAAGAPRLRVMHVITHLDMGGAENVALGLIDALRDRVEFSLFAVLRQSPLSKVGQDMADRLARWHVPFRFGTERGFKSGGVVFAARSLARAVAEQRPDLIHVHTEIPELTLAVAGLISRRVRRKPLLRTVHNSELWIAWGGIGRWVTQRLAKGDAVAVSRNAANADAAIVTRGRRPLADVIYNGVSPPATSPIGREEGPVRLLFAGRLVHQKGADLLPAILREAHTRTPRRDVVVTIAGSGAMRDSVAQGLAEGLEDWDVGMTAPIERLSERLQEYDAVLLPSRFEGFALLPLEVLMAGVALVTTDAPGLDEAIPADYPFKAAVDDVAGIGAQLAAVIDDPATARVTAARYGADLAHSFSPEAMASAYLARYRSRGDTGAE from the coding sequence ACGACGAGCCTTCGCAAGCGGCGGGTGCGCCGCGCCTTCGGGTGATGCACGTCATCACGCATCTCGACATGGGCGGCGCCGAGAATGTCGCGCTGGGGTTGATCGATGCCTTGCGCGACCGGGTCGAGTTCTCGTTGTTCGCGGTGCTGCGCCAGTCGCCGCTGAGCAAGGTCGGGCAGGACATGGCCGATCGGCTGGCGCGCTGGCACGTGCCGTTCCGGTTCGGCACCGAGCGCGGGTTCAAGTCGGGCGGCGTGGTCTTCGCGGCGCGGTCGCTCGCGCGCGCGGTTGCCGAGCAGCGACCCGACCTGATCCATGTCCATACCGAGATTCCGGAACTAACGCTGGCGGTGGCGGGGTTGATCTCGCGCCGCGTCCGCCGCAAGCCGTTGCTGCGTACCGTCCACAATAGCGAGTTGTGGATCGCCTGGGGCGGCATCGGCCGATGGGTGACGCAACGGCTGGCCAAGGGCGACGCGGTGGCGGTGTCGCGTAACGCCGCCAACGCTGACGCGGCGATCGTCACGCGCGGGCGCCGACCGCTCGCCGACGTCATCTATAACGGCGTGTCGCCACCGGCGACTTCTCCGATCGGGCGGGAAGAGGGCCCGGTACGCCTGTTGTTCGCGGGGCGGCTCGTTCATCAGAAGGGCGCCGACCTGTTGCCTGCTATCCTCCGAGAGGCTCATACCCGCACGCCGCGCCGTGACGTCGTGGTGACGATCGCCGGCTCTGGCGCGATGCGAGACTCGGTGGCGCAAGGATTAGCGGAGGGCCTGGAGGACTGGGACGTCGGGATGACCGCGCCGATCGAGCGGCTCTCCGAACGCCTGCAGGAGTATGATGCGGTCCTGCTGCCGTCACGGTTCGAGGGGTTTGCGCTGCTCCCGCTCGAGGTGCTGATGGCAGGCGTCGCGCTCGTGACGACCGACGCTCCAGGCCTCGATGAAGCGATCCCGGCTGACTATCCGTTCAAGGCCGCGGTCGACGACGTCGCGGGAATCGGCGCGCAACTGGCGGCGGTGATCGACGATCCGGCGACCGCACGCGTCACCGCGGCACGCTACGGCGCAGACCTCGCCCACAGCTTCAGCCCGGAGGCGATGGCGTCCGCGTATCTGGCACGCTATCGCTCGCGTGGGGATACGGGGGCAGAGTGA
- a CDS encoding glycosyltransferase yields MTVAVGIKALNEEAYIDAAIGSARAALDRVGGGLVVLADSGSSDATIELAQAYPGTRIAQLADPAERSCGTGAQLAFQAASETPGVQYFYLLDGDMVLDPHFLEAGIAFLEANPRHAAVGGRVREVNTDSIEFELRARNDRVKGSAVAGDVDRLDCGGLYRVAAVQRVGHFADRNLHAFEEYELGARLRADGWRLARIDVPAVEHHGHATGGYQLMWRRLRTGYAGGPGEVIRAAWGRPHWSQVLRGFAQLRYSVIVYGWWLAMLVALAMGQRIALLAILLLPLAFLTMRRRSLRVGIYSLVTWNVIAIGMLQGLVRVRRPAGAPVAARDLSAPGR; encoded by the coding sequence GTGACGGTCGCAGTCGGGATCAAGGCGCTGAACGAGGAGGCGTATATCGACGCCGCGATCGGCAGCGCGCGCGCGGCGCTCGACCGCGTCGGTGGCGGGCTAGTCGTGCTCGCGGACAGCGGATCGTCCGACGCGACGATAGAGCTGGCGCAGGCGTATCCCGGCACGCGGATCGCGCAGCTTGCCGATCCTGCCGAGCGGTCCTGCGGCACGGGGGCACAGCTCGCATTCCAGGCCGCGTCCGAGACACCCGGCGTCCAGTATTTCTACCTGCTCGACGGCGACATGGTCCTCGACCCGCACTTCCTCGAAGCAGGCATCGCGTTCCTCGAGGCGAACCCCCGCCACGCCGCGGTCGGAGGCCGCGTGCGCGAGGTCAACACCGACAGCATCGAGTTCGAACTCCGTGCGCGCAACGATCGCGTTAAGGGAAGCGCGGTGGCGGGCGATGTCGACCGCCTCGATTGCGGCGGTCTGTACCGCGTCGCCGCGGTGCAGCGCGTCGGGCATTTCGCCGACCGCAACCTCCACGCGTTCGAGGAATACGAGCTCGGCGCCCGGTTGCGCGCTGACGGCTGGCGACTGGCGCGGATCGACGTGCCCGCGGTCGAGCATCACGGCCATGCGACCGGCGGCTACCAGCTGATGTGGCGACGGTTGCGCACCGGCTATGCCGGAGGGCCGGGCGAAGTGATCCGCGCCGCCTGGGGCCGCCCGCACTGGTCGCAGGTCCTGCGCGGGTTCGCCCAGTTGCGCTACAGCGTGATCGTCTATGGCTGGTGGTTGGCGATGCTCGTCGCACTCGCGATGGGCCAGAGGATCGCCTTGCTCGCGATCCTGCTGCTGCCCTTGGCGTTCCTGACGATGCGCCGCCGGAGCTTGCGAGTCGGGATCTACTCGCTGGTGACATGGAACGTGATC